The following are from one region of the Streptomyces decoyicus genome:
- a CDS encoding GntR family transcriptional regulator translates to MQSGREKAYAYLKDSVLTDPEMQDRFLSEQEIADRIGVSRTPIREALLLLAAEDLVRLVPKRGAHIAPLSGREIRELMEMRGLIERFAAERTTERGTAPVDEMADILAHQDTLRGEDSTKEFIAADHRFHATLVAAVGNTLMSRQYDALRSRQIRAGVLALYRSGNRQDDVLAEHRRILDGLVAGDAKAACAAIDSHIQATQRILLAA, encoded by the coding sequence ATGCAGTCGGGGCGTGAGAAGGCCTACGCGTATCTCAAGGACAGCGTGCTGACCGACCCGGAGATGCAGGACCGGTTCCTGTCCGAGCAGGAGATCGCGGACCGGATCGGCGTCTCCCGCACCCCGATCCGCGAGGCCCTGCTGCTGCTCGCCGCCGAGGATCTGGTGCGGCTGGTCCCCAAGCGCGGGGCGCATATCGCCCCGCTGTCCGGCCGCGAGATCCGGGAGCTGATGGAGATGCGCGGCCTGATCGAGCGCTTCGCCGCGGAGCGGACGACCGAGCGGGGCACCGCACCCGTCGACGAGATGGCGGACATCCTGGCCCACCAGGACACCCTGCGGGGCGAGGACTCCACCAAGGAGTTCATCGCCGCCGACCACCGTTTCCACGCCACCCTCGTCGCCGCCGTCGGCAACACGCTGATGAGCCGCCAGTACGACGCCCTGCGCAGCCGCCAGATCCGGGCCGGCGTCCTCGCCCTCTACCGCTCGGGCAACCGCCAGGACGATGTGCTCGCCGAACACCGCCGGATCCTCGACGGCTTGGTGGCCGGGGATGCCAAGGCCGCCTGTGCGGCCATCGACAGCCACATCCAGGCGACCCAGCGCATCCTGCTGGCCGCTTGA
- a CDS encoding (Fe-S)-binding protein: protein MRIALFATCLGDTLFPEAVKSTAVLLARLGHDVVFPPQQTCCGQMHVNTGYQREPVPLVRNFAEQFGDPSIEAVVMPSGSCAGSVRHQHEIVADRYGDAALRAGVATVKTKTYELSEFLVDVLDATDVGAYFPHRVTYHPTCHSLRMLRVGEKPLRLLRAVEGIDLVELPEADACCGFGGTFAVKNAATSSAMLRDKMDHIAGTGAKVCTAGDSSCLMHIGGGLSRIKSGTRTLHLAQILASTRTAPHALTEAAR, encoded by the coding sequence ATGCGCATCGCGCTCTTCGCCACCTGCCTGGGAGACACGCTCTTCCCGGAGGCGGTGAAATCCACCGCGGTCCTGCTGGCCCGTCTGGGGCATGACGTGGTGTTCCCGCCGCAGCAGACCTGCTGTGGCCAGATGCACGTCAACACCGGCTATCAGCGGGAGCCGGTGCCGCTGGTGCGGAACTTCGCCGAGCAGTTCGGCGACCCGTCGATCGAGGCGGTGGTGATGCCGTCCGGGTCGTGTGCGGGCTCGGTCCGCCATCAGCACGAGATCGTCGCCGACCGGTACGGGGACGCCGCGCTGCGCGCCGGGGTCGCCACCGTGAAGACCAAGACGTACGAGCTGTCCGAGTTCCTCGTCGACGTACTCGACGCGACAGACGTCGGCGCGTACTTCCCGCACCGGGTGACCTACCACCCCACCTGCCACTCCCTGCGGATGCTGCGGGTCGGCGAGAAGCCGCTGCGGCTGCTGCGCGCCGTCGAGGGCATCGACCTGGTGGAACTCCCCGAGGCCGACGCCTGCTGCGGCTTCGGCGGCACCTTCGCGGTCAAGAACGCCGCTACGTCCTCCGCGATGCTGCGGGACAAGATGGACCACATCGCCGGCACCGGCGCGAAGGTGTGCACCGCGGGCGACTCGTCCTGTCTGATGCACATCGGCGGCGGTCTCTCACGCATCAAGTCCGGTACGCGGACCCTGCACTTGGCGCAGATCCTCGCGTCCACCCGCACCGCGCCCCATGCCCTGACGGAGGCCGCCCGATGA
- a CDS encoding aromatic ring-hydroxylating oxygenase subunit alpha, with translation MTTTHTESAPAPAATPAASTPTAGTSPSLIATLAGHHYTDPDIFRQEQEKIFERLWFCAVRSADLEKPGAFRTVRIGRESVVITRNRAGELRAFLNICRHRGAQLCTEESGEVRRNLQCPYHAWTYDLDGRLVAAPNLQKMPDIDRTERGLVTVPLREWLGYAWVCLADEPPSFEDTVIGAAVERLGDAACLDRYRTEGLALGRRLTYDVRANWKLIIENFMECYHCGTIHPELTEVLPEFADGFAAQYYVGHGAAFAEEATGFTVDGTEGFGRLPGIEDTQDRRYYAITVRPQVFVNLVPDHVIVHRMFPMAPDRTVVECDWLYLPEVVDSGADVSKSVELFHRVNTQDFDACERTQPAMSSRAYRAGGVLVPSEHHIGAFHHWVTDRLEGERA, from the coding sequence ATGACGACCACCCACACCGAGTCCGCACCGGCCCCGGCCGCCACCCCCGCGGCCTCCACCCCCACGGCCGGTACCTCCCCGAGCCTGATCGCCACCCTCGCCGGCCACCACTACACCGACCCCGACATCTTCCGCCAGGAGCAGGAGAAGATCTTCGAGCGGCTGTGGTTCTGCGCGGTACGCAGCGCCGACCTGGAAAAGCCCGGCGCCTTCCGCACGGTCCGGATCGGCCGCGAGAGCGTAGTGATCACCCGCAACCGCGCCGGCGAGCTGCGCGCCTTCCTCAACATCTGCCGGCACCGCGGCGCGCAGCTGTGTACCGAGGAGTCCGGAGAGGTCCGCCGCAACCTCCAGTGCCCCTATCACGCCTGGACCTACGACCTCGACGGCCGCCTGGTGGCCGCCCCCAACCTCCAGAAGATGCCGGACATCGACCGCACCGAACGCGGCCTGGTCACCGTCCCGCTGCGCGAGTGGCTCGGCTACGCCTGGGTGTGCCTGGCCGACGAGCCGCCGTCCTTCGAGGACACGGTGATCGGCGCGGCCGTCGAGCGACTGGGGGACGCCGCCTGTCTCGACCGCTACCGCACCGAAGGACTCGCCCTCGGCAGGCGCCTCACCTATGACGTGCGCGCCAACTGGAAGCTCATCATCGAGAACTTCATGGAGTGCTACCACTGCGGCACCATCCACCCCGAACTCACCGAGGTGCTACCGGAGTTCGCCGACGGGTTCGCCGCCCAGTACTACGTCGGCCATGGCGCGGCCTTCGCCGAGGAGGCCACCGGATTCACCGTGGACGGCACCGAGGGCTTCGGCCGGCTCCCGGGCATCGAGGACACCCAGGACCGCCGCTACTACGCGATCACCGTCCGGCCGCAGGTGTTCGTCAACCTCGTCCCGGACCATGTGATCGTCCACCGGATGTTCCCGATGGCCCCGGACCGCACCGTCGTCGAATGCGACTGGCTGTACCTGCCCGAGGTCGTCGACTCCGGTGCCGATGTCTCCAAGTCCGTCGAGCTCTTCCACCGGGTCAACACCCAGGACTTCGACGCCTGTGAACGCACCCAGCCGGCCATGAGCTCCCGCGCCTACCGCGCCGGCGGGGTGCTGGTACCCAGCGAGCACCACATCGGCGCCTTCCACCACTGGGTCACCGACCGCCTGGAGGGGGAACGTGCCTGA
- a CDS encoding LutC/YkgG family protein, translating into MTTTARETVLRRVQDALARSDRPEVTVPRGYRTGRSLPDGERLALFTDRLVDYKAQVRTCTAGATATVIAEVLRARGARKIGVPPGLDPAWLAGYDGELRTDSPDLPAPRLDALDGVVTASAVSCAETGTIFLDGAAADQGRRALTLVPDLHVCVVDLSSVRTGVPEALARLVPEHPTTLISGPSATSDIELERVEGVHGPRTLEVVIRTDV; encoded by the coding sequence GTGACCACGACCGCACGGGAGACGGTGCTCCGACGCGTCCAGGACGCACTGGCCCGCTCCGACCGGCCCGAGGTGACCGTCCCGCGCGGCTACCGCACCGGCCGGTCCCTCCCCGACGGGGAGCGGCTCGCCCTCTTCACCGACCGGCTCGTCGACTACAAGGCGCAGGTGCGCACCTGCACGGCCGGCGCCACCGCGACGGTGATCGCCGAGGTGCTCCGGGCGCGCGGGGCACGGAAGATCGGCGTACCTCCGGGGCTCGACCCGGCCTGGCTGGCCGGGTACGACGGGGAGCTCCGCACCGACTCCCCGGACCTTCCGGCGCCCCGGCTCGACGCCCTGGACGGGGTGGTGACGGCCTCCGCCGTCAGCTGTGCCGAGACCGGCACGATCTTCCTGGACGGCGCCGCGGCGGACCAGGGGCGGCGCGCGCTGACGCTCGTCCCCGACCTGCATGTGTGTGTCGTCGACCTGTCGTCGGTACGGACCGGTGTGCCGGAGGCGCTGGCGCGGCTCGTGCCGGAGCACCCGACCACACTGATCAGCGGCCCCTCGGCCACCTCCGACATCGAGCTGGAGCGGGTGGAGGGCGTGCACGGCCCGCGCACCCTGGAGGTGGTGATCCGTACCGACGTGTGA
- a CDS encoding lactate utilization protein B, whose protein sequence is MPAVPPRSPYGTGHLRGERTFPEAAHDELGNEQLRRNLGRATHSIRAKRLDVTGELPDWEQLRDAGSAIKTDTMNRLPGLLEQLERKVTEHGGTVHWARDGVEANEIVTRLVRRTGSDEVLKVKSMATQEIGLNEHLASQGIAALETDLAELIVQLADDRPSHILVPAIHRNRDEIREIFLRRIPGVDPALGAAPAELAAAARAYLREKFMTAEVAVSGANFGIAETGTLSVVESEGNGRMCLTLPETLITVMGIEKVLPRFQDLEVFLQLLPRSSTGERMNPYTSLWTGVTPGDGPQEFHLVLLDNGRTAALADTIGREALNCIRCSACLNVCPVYERTGGHAYGSTYPGPIGAVLTPQLAGMHAAKDDPNSSLPYASSLCGACFDACPVKIDIPSLLVELRHQHTEQSKTTAEKLAMTAAAAVMKRPKLFTAAQRTAGLGRVLAGRDGTFSRLPPPFQGWSDSRDTPAPPPQSFRSWFASADGAATMRAAAEEGARHTDDDPQEAQ, encoded by the coding sequence ATGCCCGCAGTCCCCCCGCGCTCCCCGTACGGGACGGGCCATCTGCGGGGCGAGCGCACCTTCCCCGAGGCCGCCCACGACGAGCTGGGCAACGAGCAGCTGCGCCGCAACCTGGGCCGGGCCACCCACTCCATCCGCGCCAAGCGCCTGGACGTCACCGGTGAACTGCCCGACTGGGAGCAGCTGCGCGACGCAGGCTCGGCGATCAAGACCGACACCATGAACCGGCTGCCCGGACTGCTGGAGCAGTTGGAGCGGAAGGTCACCGAGCACGGCGGCACCGTCCACTGGGCGCGCGACGGCGTCGAGGCCAACGAGATCGTCACCCGGCTGGTCAGGCGGACCGGCAGCGACGAGGTCCTCAAGGTCAAGTCGATGGCCACCCAGGAGATCGGCCTCAACGAGCACCTGGCGAGCCAGGGGATCGCCGCCCTGGAAACCGACCTGGCCGAGCTGATCGTGCAGCTCGCCGACGACCGTCCTTCGCACATCCTGGTCCCCGCGATCCACCGCAACCGCGACGAGATCCGGGAGATCTTCCTCCGCCGGATCCCCGGCGTCGACCCCGCGCTGGGCGCCGCCCCCGCCGAACTGGCCGCCGCGGCGCGTGCCTATCTGCGCGAGAAGTTCATGACGGCCGAGGTGGCCGTCTCCGGCGCCAACTTCGGGATCGCCGAGACCGGCACGCTGTCGGTGGTCGAGTCCGAGGGCAACGGCAGGATGTGCCTGACCCTGCCCGAGACGCTGATCACCGTCATGGGCATCGAGAAGGTACTGCCGCGCTTTCAGGACCTGGAAGTCTTCCTCCAGCTGCTCCCGCGCTCCTCGACCGGTGAGCGGATGAACCCGTACACCTCGCTGTGGACGGGCGTGACGCCGGGCGACGGTCCGCAGGAGTTCCACCTCGTGCTGCTCGACAACGGGCGGACGGCGGCGCTCGCGGACACGATCGGGCGCGAGGCGCTCAACTGCATCCGCTGCTCGGCCTGCCTCAATGTCTGCCCGGTGTACGAGCGGACCGGCGGCCATGCCTACGGATCGACCTACCCCGGCCCGATCGGCGCGGTGCTCACCCCGCAGCTCGCCGGTATGCACGCGGCCAAGGACGACCCCAACAGCTCGCTTCCGTACGCCTCCAGTCTGTGCGGAGCCTGCTTCGACGCCTGCCCGGTGAAGATCGACATTCCGTCGCTGCTGGTCGAGCTGCGACACCAGCACACCGAACAGTCCAAAACGACCGCGGAGAAGCTGGCGATGACGGCCGCCGCCGCGGTCATGAAGCGGCCGAAGCTGTTCACGGCCGCACAGAGGACGGCGGGGCTCGGGCGCGTACTGGCGGGACGGGACGGCACGTTCTCCCGTCTGCCGCCGCCGTTCCAGGGCTGGAGCGACAGCCGTGACACCCCCGCCCCGCCCCCGCAGTCCTTCCGCTCCTGGTTCGCCTCCGCGGACGGCGCGGCCACGATGCGGGCCGCGGCGGAGGAAGGCGCACGGCACACCGACGACGATCCGCAGGAGGCGCAGTGA
- a CDS encoding FadR/GntR family transcriptional regulator, translated as MSAEWRPVRQSRTHELVLERIEERVLAGELKAGDRLPPERELAPVLGVSRSALREALRVLETIGVLVAQAGRGPGAGARIVRNPDDALGRLLRLHFALGSYSLHDVLEARVVLERSSFEAAAEHAPAEDLDEAEALLVRMQEPEVGVADFNDLDTRFHVAIARSSGNQLTSTLTSAVRESVRPLILRALETAEDWAATAGALNAEHTELLRLVRAGKGAKAADLVEAHIRGFHGTLVDEKPQAEQAELAGGAGEADPEGR; from the coding sequence ATGTCTGCCGAATGGCGACCTGTGCGGCAGTCGCGCACACATGAGCTCGTGCTGGAGCGCATCGAGGAACGCGTGCTCGCGGGCGAGCTCAAGGCGGGGGACCGGTTGCCGCCCGAGCGCGAGCTGGCACCGGTACTCGGCGTCAGCCGCTCCGCGCTGCGCGAGGCGCTGCGGGTGCTGGAGACGATCGGCGTGCTCGTCGCGCAGGCGGGCCGCGGGCCGGGCGCGGGGGCGCGGATCGTACGGAACCCGGACGACGCGCTGGGCCGGCTGTTGCGCCTGCACTTCGCCCTGGGGAGCTACAGCCTGCACGACGTGCTGGAGGCCCGGGTGGTGCTGGAGCGTTCCAGCTTCGAGGCGGCCGCGGAACACGCTCCGGCGGAGGACCTCGACGAGGCCGAAGCACTCCTGGTGCGTATGCAGGAGCCCGAGGTGGGGGTCGCCGATTTCAACGACCTGGACACCCGGTTCCATGTCGCCATCGCCCGTAGCTCGGGCAATCAGCTCACCTCCACCCTCACCTCGGCCGTACGGGAGTCGGTGCGTCCGCTGATCCTGCGGGCGCTGGAGACGGCGGAGGACTGGGCGGCCACGGCGGGTGCGCTGAACGCCGAGCACACCGAGCTGCTGCGTCTGGTGCGTGCGGGCAAGGGCGCGAAGGCCGCCGACCTGGTCGAAGCGCATATCCGTGGTTTCCACGGCACGTTGGTCGACGAGAAGCCCCAGGCGGAGCAGGCGGAGCTCGCAGGCGGGGCGGGCGAGGCAGATCCGGAAGGCCGGTAA
- the solA gene encoding N-methyl-L-tryptophan oxidase, which produces MAPTYDVIVLGLGGMGSAAAHHLAARGARVLGLEKFGPVHHRGSSHGGSRITRQSYFEDPAYVPLLLRSYELYEKLERETGREIATLCGGVMIGRPDSRTVRGSLESARRWDLPHEMLGPKEIRRRFPTLTPAEDEVALYEARAGLVRPEHTVAAHVRLATQDGAELHFEEPVTRWEELPGGAGVRVHTPEDTYTAGQLVICPGAWAPQLLTDLGVPFTIERQVMYWFAPDGGTAPFVPERHPIYIWEDAQGVQVYGFPSIDGPDGGAKVAFFRKGTVCTPETIERTVHDHEVRAMADQMSPRIPALPGRFLKAATCMYSNTPDEHFVITRHPAHPETVTVACGFSGHGFKFVPVVGEIVADLALTGATAHPIELFDPRRPAAAAA; this is translated from the coding sequence ATGGCTCCCACCTACGACGTCATCGTCCTCGGCCTCGGCGGCATGGGCAGCGCCGCCGCCCACCATCTCGCCGCCCGCGGCGCCCGGGTCCTGGGTCTGGAGAAGTTCGGCCCGGTGCACCACCGCGGCTCCAGCCACGGTGGTTCCCGTATCACCCGGCAGTCCTACTTCGAGGACCCCGCCTACGTGCCGCTGCTGCTGCGCTCCTACGAGCTGTACGAGAAGCTGGAGCGGGAAACCGGCCGGGAGATCGCCACCCTCTGCGGCGGGGTGATGATCGGCCGCCCCGACAGCCGCACCGTCCGCGGCAGTCTGGAATCCGCCCGCCGGTGGGACCTCCCGCACGAGATGCTCGGCCCCAAGGAGATCCGCCGCCGCTTCCCGACCCTCACCCCCGCCGAGGACGAGGTCGCGCTGTACGAGGCGCGGGCGGGCCTGGTCCGGCCGGAGCACACCGTCGCCGCGCATGTCCGGCTCGCCACCCAGGACGGCGCCGAGCTGCACTTCGAGGAGCCGGTCACCCGCTGGGAGGAGCTGCCCGGCGGCGCCGGGGTCCGCGTCCACACCCCCGAAGACACCTACACCGCGGGGCAGTTGGTGATCTGCCCGGGAGCCTGGGCGCCCCAGCTGCTCACCGACCTGGGCGTGCCGTTCACCATCGAACGGCAGGTCATGTACTGGTTCGCCCCCGACGGCGGCACCGCGCCCTTCGTCCCCGAGCGGCACCCGATCTACATCTGGGAGGACGCGCAGGGCGTCCAGGTCTACGGCTTCCCGTCGATCGACGGCCCCGACGGCGGCGCGAAGGTCGCCTTCTTCCGCAAGGGCACCGTCTGCACACCGGAGACCATCGAACGCACCGTGCACGACCACGAGGTGCGTGCCATGGCCGACCAGATGAGCCCGCGTATCCCCGCCCTGCCCGGCCGTTTCCTCAAGGCCGCCACCTGCATGTACTCCAACACCCCCGACGAGCACTTCGTGATCACCCGGCATCCCGCACACCCGGAGACCGTGACCGTCGCCTGCGGATTCTCCGGACACGGCTTCAAGTTCGTCCCCGTGGTCGGGGAGATCGTCGCCGATCTCGCGCTGACCGGGGCCACCGCGCACCCCATCGAGCTTTTCGACCCGCGCCGGCCCGCCGCCGCGGCCGCTTGA
- a CDS encoding L-lactate permease → MATTPPAALAAYTPDVAAVGDSLTATALLGLVPLATFFVLLMAARRPALHSALGALLVALLVAVLGYGMPLQLGALSATQGLAFGLFPVMLIVVSAIWFYELTVASNRFEDLRRSFNSVGRGDLRIQAMLIAFCFGGLLEALAGFGAPVAITAAMLMALGLPRLTSAVTVLVANTAPVAFGAMAIPITTAGTLTGIPAEDLAGVIGRQSPLLALFVPQLLLFLVDGRRGLRQLWPIALVTGSVFALAQFWCSAHFAYELTDVVAALAGFGAAVIMLRFWSPTTPDDQRSRVEAEPLTGRRVSLAVLPYILVIAVFALAKLHLGALDMPKLLGALTLQLDWPGLYGTLLAADGSPAGSAVYKLEVLGNPGTLLLLSGLLVMLIYSRAKDSDRFPMTARMGLSCAGRTLRNMRTAIATVAIVLALSYVMNQSGQTLAIGTWLAATGGFFAVLSPVLGWLGTAVTGSDTSSNALFATLQQTAGKAAGIDPTLLVAANTTGGVVGKLISPQNLTIAATAVEQPGTERTLLRKVAGYSVAMLAVLCVLVALQSLPVLSWMLP, encoded by the coding sequence GTGGCCACCACACCACCCGCCGCCCTGGCGGCCTACACCCCCGACGTGGCCGCCGTCGGGGACAGCCTCACGGCCACCGCGCTACTGGGTCTGGTCCCCCTGGCGACCTTCTTCGTGCTGCTGATGGCGGCCCGGCGCCCCGCGCTGCACTCCGCCCTCGGCGCCCTGCTGGTCGCGCTGCTGGTCGCGGTCCTCGGCTACGGGATGCCTCTCCAGCTCGGCGCTCTCTCCGCCACCCAGGGTCTGGCCTTCGGCCTCTTCCCGGTGATGCTGATCGTCGTGTCGGCGATCTGGTTCTACGAACTCACCGTGGCCAGCAACCGCTTCGAGGATCTGCGCCGCTCCTTCAACTCCGTCGGCCGCGGTGATCTGCGCATCCAGGCCATGCTCATCGCGTTCTGCTTCGGCGGACTCCTCGAGGCCCTCGCCGGGTTCGGCGCCCCCGTCGCGATCACCGCCGCCATGCTGATGGCGCTCGGGCTGCCGCGGCTCACCTCGGCCGTGACCGTCCTGGTCGCCAACACCGCACCCGTCGCCTTCGGCGCCATGGCCATCCCCATCACCACCGCGGGCACCCTCACCGGCATACCGGCCGAGGACCTCGCCGGCGTCATCGGCCGTCAGAGCCCGCTGCTCGCCCTCTTCGTCCCGCAGCTCCTGCTCTTCCTCGTCGACGGGCGGCGCGGGCTGCGGCAGCTGTGGCCCATCGCCCTGGTCACCGGATCCGTGTTCGCCCTCGCCCAATTCTGGTGCTCGGCCCACTTCGCGTACGAGCTCACCGATGTCGTCGCGGCGCTCGCCGGCTTCGGCGCCGCCGTGATCATGCTGCGCTTCTGGTCCCCCACGACACCGGACGACCAGCGCTCCCGGGTCGAGGCCGAACCGCTCACCGGCCGCCGCGTCTCCCTCGCCGTCCTGCCGTACATCCTGGTGATCGCGGTCTTCGCCCTCGCCAAGCTCCACCTCGGCGCACTCGACATGCCCAAGCTGCTCGGCGCCCTCACCCTCCAGCTCGACTGGCCCGGCCTGTACGGCACTCTCCTGGCCGCCGACGGCTCCCCCGCGGGCAGCGCGGTCTACAAGCTGGAGGTCCTGGGCAACCCCGGCACCCTGCTCCTCCTCTCCGGCCTCCTCGTGATGCTGATCTACAGCCGCGCAAAAGACTCCGACCGCTTCCCGATGACCGCGCGCATGGGTCTGTCCTGCGCCGGACGCACCCTGCGGAACATGCGGACCGCCATCGCCACGGTCGCCATCGTGCTGGCCCTGAGCTACGTCATGAACCAGTCGGGACAGACCCTCGCCATCGGCACCTGGCTCGCCGCCACCGGCGGGTTCTTCGCCGTGCTCTCCCCGGTGCTCGGCTGGCTCGGCACCGCCGTCACCGGCTCGGACACCTCGTCGAACGCCCTGTTCGCCACGCTCCAGCAGACCGCGGGCAAGGCGGCGGGCATCGACCCGACCCTGCTGGTGGCCGCCAACACCACCGGCGGTGTCGTCGGCAAACTCATCAGCCCGCAGAACCTGACCATCGCGGCGACCGCCGTGGAACAGCCGGGCACCGAGCGGACCCTGCTGCGGAAGGTCGCCGGATACAGCGTCGCGATGCTGGCGGTGCTGTGCGTCCTGGTCGCGCTCCAGTCGCTTCCGGTGCTGTCCTGGATGCTGCCGTAG
- a CDS encoding carbon-nitrogen hydrolase family protein, with protein sequence MRIALCQMTASTDPKENLAYVQDQVRRAAREGARLTVLPEAAMVRFGVPLAPVAEPLDGPWAEGVRAVARETGVTVVAGMFTPASDGRVANTLLATGPDVEESYDKIHLYDAFGFRESDTVAPGNRVVTIDVDGVRVGLATCYDLRFPELFRAHADAGATVSLLPASWAAGPGKRAQWDLLVRARALDATVWLAAVDQAAPDPQVDPEAPAAAPNGVGHTALIGPDGTVRAQLGSAPDLLLGDVDTEETTRVRRAVAVLDNRQL encoded by the coding sequence ATGCGCATCGCGCTGTGCCAGATGACGGCATCGACCGATCCGAAGGAGAACCTCGCGTACGTCCAGGACCAGGTCCGTCGCGCGGCGCGCGAGGGGGCCCGGCTGACGGTCCTTCCCGAGGCGGCCATGGTGCGGTTCGGGGTGCCGCTCGCGCCGGTGGCCGAGCCGCTGGACGGGCCGTGGGCCGAGGGGGTACGAGCGGTTGCCCGGGAGACGGGGGTGACCGTGGTGGCGGGCATGTTCACCCCCGCGTCCGACGGGCGGGTCGCCAACACCCTGCTGGCCACCGGCCCCGATGTCGAGGAGTCCTACGACAAGATCCATCTGTATGACGCCTTCGGCTTCCGGGAGTCCGACACCGTCGCCCCGGGCAACCGGGTGGTCACCATCGATGTCGACGGCGTCCGGGTGGGCCTGGCCACGTGCTACGACCTGCGGTTCCCCGAGCTCTTCCGGGCGCATGCGGACGCAGGGGCGACGGTGTCGTTGCTGCCCGCTTCCTGGGCCGCGGGTCCGGGCAAGCGCGCGCAGTGGGATCTGCTGGTGCGGGCGCGCGCCCTGGACGCGACGGTCTGGCTCGCGGCCGTCGACCAGGCCGCCCCGGACCCGCAGGTCGATCCGGAGGCTCCCGCCGCGGCACCGAACGGCGTCGGGCACACGGCGCTGATCGGCCCCGACGGGACCGTCCGCGCCCAGCTGGGCAGCGCTCCGGATCTGCTGCTCGGGGACGTGGACACCGAGGAGACCACCCGGGTCCGGCGGGCCGTGGCGGTGCTGGACAACCGGCAGCTGTAG